The following proteins come from a genomic window of Thiothrix unzii:
- the bioH gene encoding pimeloyl-ACP methyl ester esterase BioH translates to MKALYTNIQGQGRPLVLLHGWGMNSRVWQPVIPALVQRAQVIAVDLPGHGLSRDVPMESLQQTLAQLTPYIPENAIIMGWSLGGLLAQALAHALSERVAGLILVATTPKFVADETWQPALAVEVLAAFAQQLQTDYQATVKRFFALQFLGIRTDTRSVNALRDSIMEHPATMQALAAGLELLRTLDFSQQPVTQPTQWVLGRLDKLIPASLADTLPALGYKHVALLPQAAHVPFVTHTELFMEQIGAFLDAY, encoded by the coding sequence GTGAAGGCATTGTATACCAACATTCAAGGTCAAGGCAGACCCCTCGTTCTCCTCCACGGTTGGGGAATGAATAGCCGCGTCTGGCAACCCGTGATACCCGCGCTGGTGCAACGAGCGCAGGTGATTGCGGTCGATTTACCGGGGCATGGGCTTAGCCGTGATGTGCCAATGGAATCGTTGCAGCAAACGCTGGCGCAACTGACTCCGTACATCCCTGAGAATGCCATTATCATGGGCTGGTCATTGGGCGGTTTGCTGGCGCAGGCTTTGGCTCATGCGTTGTCGGAGCGTGTCGCCGGTTTGATTTTGGTGGCAACTACCCCGAAATTTGTGGCGGATGAAACCTGGCAACCCGCTCTAGCAGTGGAGGTATTAGCAGCCTTTGCCCAACAGTTACAAACGGACTATCAAGCAACGGTAAAGCGTTTTTTCGCGCTGCAATTTCTGGGCATTAGAACCGATACCCGCAGTGTGAATGCGTTGCGCGATAGCATTATGGAACACCCCGCGACGATGCAGGCGTTAGCAGCAGGGTTGGAGTTATTACGCACCTTGGATTTTTCGCAGCAGCCAGTAACCCAGCCGACGCAATGGGTATTGGGGCGGCTGGATAAGTTGATTCCCGCGAGTTTGGCTGACACCCTGCCTGCATTGGGGTATAAGCATGTGGCGTTATTGCCGCAGGCAGCGCACGTACCTTTTGTGACCCACACGGAGCTTTTCATGGAACAGATCGGGGCATTTCTGGATGCATACTAA
- a CDS encoding XAC2610-related protein yields MKKTMLAASLCLASGLALAEGELQEQATFPFTTVVAPSTKVTIELDKNTVKATLPGWDEQVLFDIEPLEGEEAGRYPVAQVGDFNFDEMQDIAIQDGIGYGGVNVFYRVFLWDDKANKLKEFATPVSNPVLDGEKQTLVSAQRSGPLWYSTEFRAEKGKLYAAMDTEMIPFGDAVLDYVVFKNAAGKVTGTKIVGESSDDQAVDYAKAASATATIQVDKAPLYDKPDSAAKTKMYVIKGDKVTLLDWKAKEGGFGEGWFLIRYQGKKVIEKWLESSSLSQG; encoded by the coding sequence ATGAAAAAGACAATGTTAGCAGCCAGCTTGTGTTTGGCGAGTGGTTTAGCGTTGGCGGAAGGCGAATTGCAGGAGCAAGCCACGTTTCCGTTTACAACAGTGGTTGCACCGTCCACCAAGGTGACGATTGAGCTGGACAAAAACACCGTGAAAGCCACCTTGCCGGGTTGGGACGAGCAGGTGTTATTTGACATTGAGCCGTTGGAAGGCGAAGAGGCAGGGCGTTACCCTGTCGCGCAAGTCGGCGATTTTAACTTCGACGAAATGCAGGATATAGCAATCCAGGACGGCATCGGTTACGGCGGAGTTAATGTGTTTTACCGCGTATTCTTGTGGGATGACAAGGCCAACAAGCTCAAAGAATTCGCAACACCTGTCAGCAATCCGGTGTTGGACGGCGAAAAACAAACGCTGGTTTCCGCGCAGCGCAGCGGCCCGTTGTGGTACAGCACCGAATTCCGCGCTGAAAAGGGTAAATTATACGCGGCGATGGATACCGAAATGATTCCCTTCGGTGACGCGGTATTGGATTACGTCGTCTTTAAAAATGCAGCGGGTAAGGTCACTGGCACGAAAATTGTCGGTGAATCTAGCGACGATCAAGCGGTTGATTACGCCAAAGCAGCTTCCGCCACAGCCACGATTCAAGTGGATAAAGCACCGTTGTACGACAAACCCGATAGCGCGGCAAAAACCAAAATGTACGTGATCAAAGGCGACAAAGTGACCTTGTTAGATTGGAAGGCGAAAGAGGGTGGTTTTGGTGAAGGCTGGTTTTTAATCCGTTATCAAGGCAAAAAAGTCATTGAAAAGTGGCTTGAAAGCAGCAGTCTGAGTCAAGGTTAA
- a CDS encoding RNA methyltransferase yields MDEPPVPYTALQNLRIVMVETSHPGNIGSAARAMKTMGIKDLRLVTPRKPYSQETWALASGANDIVEQAKIVPTLPDALTDCQIVIGASARSERTLQWPQMDARECGEFIAERLVTQPIALVFGRERTGLTNEELDHCNTLVHIPMAFDFLSLNIAMAIQVLAYECATAMRLSSPTPSLGVIDADEALAPSQAMESFYTHLEQSMIETRFLDPENPRLLMRRMRRLFGRAEVTVSELNILRGMLAAFAGRKFQARD; encoded by the coding sequence ATGGATGAACCACCCGTGCCCTACACTGCTTTACAAAATCTGCGCATTGTCATGGTCGAAACCTCACACCCCGGCAATATCGGCTCAGCGGCACGCGCCATGAAAACGATGGGTATTAAAGATTTACGCCTAGTGACACCACGCAAACCCTATTCACAAGAAACATGGGCATTGGCTTCAGGTGCAAATGACATTGTGGAACAAGCAAAAATCGTACCGACATTGCCGGATGCGTTAACCGACTGTCAGATTGTTATCGGCGCGAGTGCGCGTTCCGAACGTACTCTGCAATGGCCGCAGATGGATGCCCGTGAATGTGGTGAATTTATTGCCGAACGCTTAGTCACACAGCCCATCGCACTGGTGTTTGGACGCGAACGCACCGGCTTAACTAACGAAGAACTTGATCACTGCAACACCTTGGTGCATATCCCGATGGCGTTTGATTTTCTGTCGTTAAATATTGCGATGGCGATCCAAGTATTAGCCTACGAATGCGCTACCGCCATGCGCCTCTCCTCGCCTACGCCCTCACTTGGCGTTATTGACGCAGATGAAGCACTCGCACCCTCACAAGCGATGGAAAGCTTTTACACGCATTTGGAACAGTCGATGATTGAAACCCGTTTCCTCGACCCTGAAAACCCGCGCTTGTTGATGCGGCGGATGCGACGACTGTTTGGAAGAGCTGAAGTAACGGTCAGTGAGCTGAATATTTTGCGGGGCATGTTGGCGGCGTTTGCGGGGCGCAAATTTCAAGCCCGCGATTAA
- the asd gene encoding aspartate-semialdehyde dehydrogenase, producing the protein MLKVGFVGWRGMVGSVLMERMRAENDFQGFEPVFFTTSQSGKPGPDVGMGAKSLEDAMNIDKLAEMDIILSCQGGDYTNAVYAPLRARWNGYWIDAASTLRMADDAIIVLDPVNRNVIDAGLQSGIKNYIGGNCTVSLMLMALGGLFEKGLVEWITSMTYQAASGAGAKNMRELLTQMGELNGEVSDLLADPASAILDIDTKVTAKLNDGTLSTANFGAPLAGSLIPWIDKLWENGQTKEEWKGIAETNKILGKTAANLIPVDGQCVRIGAMRCHSQGFTIKLKQDLPLAEIESIIASHNEWVKVIPNDKESTLHGLTPVQASGTLTVPVGRIRKMNLGPEYITAFTVGDQLLWGAAEPVRRMLKITLAHLG; encoded by the coding sequence ATGTTAAAGGTAGGTTTTGTCGGTTGGCGCGGTATGGTCGGTTCGGTACTGATGGAACGGATGCGTGCGGAAAACGATTTTCAGGGCTTTGAGCCAGTATTTTTCACCACTTCACAGTCCGGCAAACCCGGCCCTGACGTAGGCATGGGCGCGAAATCGCTGGAAGATGCAATGAATATCGACAAGCTGGCGGAAATGGATATTATCCTCTCCTGCCAAGGCGGCGATTACACCAATGCGGTTTACGCCCCACTTCGCGCCCGCTGGAATGGCTACTGGATTGACGCGGCCTCCACCCTGCGCATGGCTGATGACGCAATCATCGTACTCGACCCGGTAAACCGCAACGTCATCGACGCGGGCTTGCAAAGCGGTATCAAGAATTACATCGGCGGCAACTGCACCGTTTCCCTGATGCTGATGGCCTTGGGCGGCTTGTTTGAAAAAGGTTTAGTCGAATGGATCACCTCCATGACTTACCAAGCCGCTTCTGGTGCGGGCGCGAAAAACATGCGCGAATTGCTCACCCAAATGGGCGAACTCAACGGCGAAGTCAGTGATTTGCTGGCAGACCCTGCTTCTGCGATTCTCGACATCGACACCAAAGTCACCGCGAAATTGAATGACGGCACACTTTCCACCGCCAATTTCGGTGCACCCTTGGCAGGCAGTTTGATCCCGTGGATCGACAAGCTGTGGGAAAACGGTCAAACCAAGGAAGAGTGGAAAGGCATTGCCGAAACCAACAAAATCCTCGGCAAAACGGCGGCGAACCTCATCCCCGTCGACGGGCAGTGCGTGCGCATTGGCGCAATGCGTTGCCATTCGCAAGGTTTCACCATCAAGCTCAAGCAAGATTTGCCACTGGCTGAAATCGAAAGCATTATCGCCAGCCACAATGAGTGGGTAAAAGTCATCCCGAATGATAAGGAATCGACATTACACGGTCTGACGCCAGTACAAGCTTCTGGCACGCTGACTGTTCCGGTTGGGCGTATCCGCAAAATGAACCTAGGGCCGGAATACATCACCGCGTTCACCGTCGGCGACCAATTGCTGTGGGGTGCGGCTGAACCCGTGCGCCGCATGTTAAAGATTACCTTGGCACATTTAGGCTAA
- a CDS encoding C1 family peptidase: MKPRQPKIGGCRVGTVPPDAKHRRIGRSGEKPLPPKVDLRPHLTDVEEQVGFSCVANACAGAYEYLAKRHLGEAGDVSRLFIYFNARRECGDEDQDDGTTMQAAIDGLKKYGACHENLWPNDETYITEEPASEAYEHAANFKIAEAEYVETDLDLYRHTLAEGYPIAFCLNTFSSFDDATDNRGRVPVPKKTEQVREEHGWHAMLCVGYLDKDKMFIVRNSWGQEWGDNGYCYIPYNYVIHDALNGHDTWVVKAIEDLDFSAEIESEDDSSYFASEGSIQLFDFYVATESVEEFATALEALCEQHENEDSFYFDYEESEEDGITYAIITNFDLSLDDPDTFLEELDALCNEWADDENYDFSVEGYDDSEEETEETDEAASDEEEEDDSEEETAALTLTGFYIYTDDSEKVVEKIDKLCSKHTTDDDYNYEWEESEDENGTYVDFSSFEITPDDEEAFLEALEALCEKISNDNGYSWD, translated from the coding sequence ATGAAACCACGTCAACCCAAAATCGGCGGCTGCCGCGTTGGAACAGTCCCCCCTGATGCCAAACACCGCCGTATTGGGCGATCTGGTGAAAAACCGCTACCGCCCAAAGTCGACTTGCGCCCTCACCTCACCGATGTTGAGGAGCAAGTCGGCTTTAGCTGCGTCGCCAATGCCTGCGCCGGAGCTTATGAATACCTCGCCAAACGCCACTTGGGAGAAGCCGGTGATGTCAGTCGCTTGTTCATTTACTTCAACGCCCGCCGGGAATGCGGCGATGAAGACCAAGACGACGGCACTACCATGCAAGCGGCGATTGACGGTCTGAAAAAATACGGTGCGTGCCACGAAAACTTGTGGCCTAACGACGAAACTTACATCACCGAAGAACCCGCCAGCGAAGCCTACGAACACGCCGCCAACTTCAAAATTGCCGAGGCGGAATACGTGGAAACCGATCTGGATTTGTATCGCCACACCCTCGCGGAAGGCTACCCGATTGCCTTTTGCCTGAACACCTTTTCCTCTTTCGACGATGCCACTGATAATCGCGGGCGCGTCCCCGTTCCGAAAAAAACCGAACAAGTGCGTGAAGAACACGGCTGGCACGCCATGTTATGCGTCGGTTATTTAGACAAAGACAAAATGTTTATTGTGCGTAACTCGTGGGGGCAAGAATGGGGTGATAACGGCTATTGCTACATCCCCTACAACTACGTGATCCACGACGCATTAAACGGGCACGACACTTGGGTGGTCAAAGCCATTGAGGATTTGGATTTCAGCGCGGAAATCGAATCCGAAGATGACAGCTCGTATTTTGCCTCCGAAGGCTCGATCCAACTGTTTGATTTCTATGTCGCTACCGAATCCGTCGAAGAATTCGCAACTGCCTTAGAAGCATTGTGCGAACAACACGAAAACGAAGACTCCTTCTACTTTGACTACGAAGAAAGCGAAGAAGACGGCATCACTTACGCGATTATTACCAACTTTGACCTCTCGCTTGACGACCCTGACACCTTCCTCGAAGAACTCGACGCACTCTGCAATGAATGGGCAGATGACGAAAACTACGACTTCAGCGTTGAAGGCTACGACGATTCCGAAGAAGAAACGGAAGAAACAGACGAAGCAGCCAGCGATGAGGAGGAAGAGGATGATTCCGAAGAAGAAACTGCGGCCTTAACCTTAACCGGTTTCTATATTTACACCGATGATTCCGAAAAAGTCGTCGAGAAAATCGACAAGTTATGTTCCAAACATACGACTGACGACGATTACAACTACGAATGGGAAGAAAGCGAAGATGAAAACGGCACGTATGTCGACTTTTCCAGCTTTGAAATCACCCCCGATGACGAAGAAGCGTTCCTAGAAGCACTGGAAGCACTGTGCGAAAAAATCTCCAACGACAACGGCTACAGTTGGGATTAA
- the rsuA gene encoding 16S rRNA pseudouridine(516) synthase RsuA yields the protein MRLDQFVSQASGIPRSETPKLIRAGRVSVNGVALRKASTHIDPTAQVLFDAEPLSLPGSIYLMLHKPAGVISATEDPSHRTVLDLIDHPHRHTLHVVGRLDKDTTGLLLITNDGEWSHRLMSPKHHIPKTYLASLAEPLTQSAAQQLRDGVQLHGEKHLTQPATVEVLPEQQVRITIHEGKYHQVKRMFAAVGNRVVALHRESIGGLQLDPQLAEGEWRVLDGFVL from the coding sequence ATGCGTTTAGATCAATTTGTCAGTCAAGCCAGCGGTATTCCCCGTTCCGAAACCCCTAAACTGATTCGGGCGGGGCGCGTAAGTGTTAATGGTGTGGCGTTGCGTAAAGCCTCCACCCACATCGACCCGACGGCGCAGGTGTTGTTCGACGCTGAGCCGTTAAGTTTACCCGGTTCGATTTACCTGATGTTGCACAAGCCCGCTGGGGTGATTAGTGCCACCGAAGACCCGTCACACCGCACCGTGCTGGATTTGATTGACCACCCGCACCGCCACACTTTGCACGTGGTGGGGCGGCTCGACAAAGACACCACGGGCTTGTTGCTGATTACCAACGACGGCGAGTGGTCACATCGGTTGATGTCGCCCAAACACCACATTCCCAAAACTTATTTGGCAAGCTTGGCAGAGCCGCTGACGCAATCCGCAGCCCAGCAATTACGCGATGGGGTGCAACTGCACGGCGAAAAACACCTGACACAGCCCGCTACTGTTGAGGTTTTACCTGAGCAACAAGTGCGGATTACGATCCACGAGGGTAAATACCATCAGGTGAAACGGATGTTCGCAGCGGTGGGTAATCGTGTGGTGGCGTTGCACCGCGAAAGCATCGGCGGGTTACAGCTTGATCCGCAGCTTGCGGAAGGGGAGTGGCGGGTGTTGGATGGATTTGTTCTGTAA
- the crcB gene encoding fluoride efflux transporter CrcB, whose translation MIKPILAIAFGAGCGAVLRWGLGLKLNALFPAIPVGTLAANLLGGYIVGLAVAYFAQMPGLSPEWRLLIITGFCGGLTTFSTFSVEIVTLLQQGRMLVAMSAIGIHVMGSLLMTLAGIATWQWLKGA comes from the coding sequence ATGATTAAGCCAATTCTTGCAATTGCTTTCGGTGCGGGCTGCGGGGCGGTACTGCGCTGGGGTTTAGGACTCAAATTAAATGCACTATTCCCTGCCATACCCGTGGGTACATTGGCGGCGAATTTGCTTGGCGGTTATATCGTGGGGCTGGCAGTAGCGTATTTTGCGCAAATGCCGGGGTTATCACCCGAATGGCGGCTGCTGATCATCACGGGGTTTTGCGGCGGATTAACCACCTTTTCGACGTTTTCGGTAGAAATTGTCACATTGCTGCAACAAGGACGGATGCTAGTCGCCATGAGTGCTATCGGTATTCACGTCATGGGTTCATTATTAATGACGCTCGCGGGAATAGCGACTTGGCAATGGTTAAAAGGCGCGTAA
- the plsY gene encoding glycerol-3-phosphate 1-O-acyltransferase PlsY: MPYLLILFAYLLGSIATAIVTCKLMGLPDPRTQGSNNPGATNVLRFGGKKAAAITLLGDGLKGVIPVVLARFVFGIEDYTWLILIGIAAFLGHLYPVFYGFKGGKGVATAIGVFLGVNLWGGLAFVATWLVMAKGFKISSLAALIATALSPLYFWMITGHAQLTLGVGVIAVLIFWRHRSNIQKLLDGSEDKIKGD; this comes from the coding sequence ATGCCTTACTTGCTGATTCTTTTCGCTTACCTACTTGGCTCGATTGCCACCGCCATTGTCACCTGTAAGCTCATGGGTTTACCCGATCCGCGCACCCAAGGCTCGAATAACCCTGGTGCTACCAATGTGCTGCGGTTCGGCGGTAAAAAAGCCGCAGCGATTACCCTGCTCGGTGATGGCTTAAAAGGTGTCATTCCGGTAGTGCTGGCGCGTTTCGTATTCGGGATTGAGGATTATACATGGCTGATCCTGATTGGTATTGCTGCATTTTTAGGGCATTTATACCCGGTGTTTTACGGCTTTAAAGGCGGCAAAGGTGTTGCTACCGCAATCGGGGTATTCTTGGGCGTGAATCTGTGGGGCGGTTTAGCGTTTGTCGCCACTTGGTTAGTCATGGCGAAGGGCTTTAAAATTTCCTCACTGGCGGCATTAATCGCCACTGCGCTGTCACCGCTGTATTTTTGGATGATTACCGGTCACGCTCAACTTACCCTCGGTGTCGGGGTGATTGCCGTGCTGATTTTCTGGCGGCATCGCTCGAATATCCAAAAACTGCTGGATGGTTCGGAAGATAAAATTAAGGGGGATTAA
- a CDS encoding PilT/PilU family type 4a pilus ATPase, with the protein MVLKDYLRILAARDGSDLYLTVDAPPAGKFQGSLKALDKIKMTPELLHDMAYALMDKEQQQQFAHKPEMNLAISEEGIGRFRVNIFKQRHHIAMVIRNIKTEIPNADQLGLPDILKNVIMEKRGLILFVGGTGSGKSTSLAALIDHRNRNADGHIITIEDPIEYIHPHKRSIVNQREVGVDTDSYEDALKNTLRQAPDVILIGEIRSRETMEHALAFAETGHLCLSTLHANSANQALDRIINFFPEERRHQLLMDLSLNLKAFVSQRLIPTIDGKRVAAIEILLGTPMIRDLIMKGDIHAIKEIMEKSAEQGMQTFDSHLYKLYSGGRISLEEALRNADSASNLKLKINLAAGLQPKRTDTNNDTHPHDFMASLSLEPKKLEEEDAPLV; encoded by the coding sequence ATGGTACTGAAAGATTACCTGCGCATCCTCGCTGCACGCGATGGTTCTGACCTGTATTTGACCGTGGACGCGCCGCCTGCCGGAAAGTTTCAGGGCAGTTTGAAAGCTCTCGACAAAATCAAAATGACTCCCGAATTGCTGCATGACATGGCTTACGCGCTCATGGATAAAGAGCAACAGCAACAGTTTGCGCACAAACCCGAAATGAATCTGGCGATCAGCGAAGAAGGCATTGGGCGGTTTCGCGTCAATATTTTCAAGCAACGCCACCACATTGCAATGGTGATCCGTAATATCAAAACCGAAATTCCGAATGCCGATCAACTGGGTTTACCCGACATTCTGAAAAACGTCATTATGGAAAAGCGTGGGCTGATTTTGTTCGTGGGCGGCACGGGTTCGGGCAAATCCACCTCACTCGCTGCATTAATTGACCACCGCAATCGCAATGCCGATGGGCATATCATCACCATCGAAGACCCGATTGAATACATTCACCCGCATAAACGCTCCATTGTTAATCAGCGCGAAGTTGGCGTAGATACCGACAGCTACGAAGACGCGCTCAAAAACACCCTACGCCAAGCTCCCGATGTGATCCTGATTGGCGAAATCCGCAGCCGCGAGACGATGGAACACGCCCTCGCCTTCGCCGAAACTGGGCATTTGTGCCTTTCCACCCTGCACGCCAACAGCGCGAATCAGGCACTTGACCGCATTATCAACTTCTTCCCGGAAGAGCGGCGCCACCAACTGCTGATGGATTTATCCCTTAACCTTAAAGCCTTTGTGTCGCAACGCCTGATTCCAACCATCGACGGTAAGCGCGTAGCAGCCATTGAAATTCTGCTCGGTACACCAATGATCCGCGACTTGATTATGAAAGGCGACATTCACGCCATTAAAGAAATCATGGAAAAGTCCGCCGAACAGGGGATGCAAACCTTTGATAGCCACCTTTACAAACTCTACAGCGGTGGGCGCATCAGCCTCGAAGAAGCCTTACGCAATGCCGATTCCGCCAGCAACCTCAAACTCAAGATCAATCTTGCAGCGGGGTTACAACCCAAACGCACCGACACCAATAATGACACACACCCGCACGATTTCATGGCAAGCCTGAGCTTGGAGCCAAAAAAACTGGAAGAGGAAGATGCACCGCTCGTCTAA
- a CDS encoding alanine/glycine:cation symporter family protein has product MRKICLQPTMLAMLLTLIPGLARAEESGLDAMFGTLNGWLSTVIFFDVFPGEASMPFIVAWLIVGAVFLTVRFSFVNLRMMGHALAVLRGKYKTADDKGEVTSFQALTTALSATVGLGNIAGVAIAISIGGPGATFWMILAGFLGMTTKFTEATLAQMYREVRPDGRLMGGAMEYLSKGFAEKGMAGMGKFLAVMFAVFTIFGSFGAGSAFQVSQSLGAVKDQIPFFAEMPIAYGILMAVLTGLVIIGGLRRIAMAAEAIVPTMVIIYLGACFWIILSNIGGVPDALSKIVVEAFSPIAVVGGIVGAIVQGFKRAAFSSEAGLGSAAIVHSTASVKYPVRQGMVALYEPFIDTVVICTTTALVIILTGVYNSPDTESIRAAKEGAALTAVAFRTVADWFPMILTLSVFLFAYSTMISWSYYGERCWVYLFGEKLSIVYKSMFLLFIVLASVASAANMLDFTDLLVLAMAFPNLIGLYLLSGKVRGALDDYTAKLKSGELDREAKR; this is encoded by the coding sequence ATGCGAAAAATATGTTTACAGCCCACGATGTTGGCAATGCTTTTGACCTTAATACCGGGTTTGGCACGAGCGGAAGAAAGCGGTCTTGATGCTATGTTCGGTACACTGAATGGTTGGTTATCGACCGTTATCTTTTTCGATGTGTTTCCCGGTGAAGCATCCATGCCGTTTATCGTGGCCTGGTTGATTGTAGGTGCGGTATTTTTGACGGTGCGCTTTAGTTTTGTGAATTTGCGGATGATGGGACACGCGCTGGCGGTGTTACGTGGCAAATACAAAACGGCGGATGATAAAGGCGAAGTAACTTCGTTTCAGGCGTTGACGACGGCTTTATCTGCTACCGTGGGGCTGGGGAATATTGCGGGGGTTGCGATTGCGATTTCCATTGGTGGCCCCGGTGCAACGTTTTGGATGATTCTTGCCGGTTTCTTGGGGATGACTACCAAGTTTACCGAGGCAACTTTAGCGCAAATGTACCGCGAAGTGCGTCCTGACGGGCGTTTAATGGGTGGTGCGATGGAATACCTGTCGAAAGGTTTTGCTGAAAAAGGCATGGCTGGTATGGGTAAATTCTTGGCAGTAATGTTTGCGGTATTCACCATTTTTGGCTCATTTGGCGCGGGCAGTGCCTTCCAAGTTAGTCAGTCATTGGGTGCGGTTAAAGATCAGATTCCATTTTTTGCGGAAATGCCGATTGCTTACGGGATTTTGATGGCAGTGTTGACCGGTTTGGTCATTATCGGTGGCTTGCGTCGCATTGCGATGGCAGCAGAGGCGATTGTGCCAACGATGGTCATTATTTACTTGGGTGCGTGTTTCTGGATTATCCTGAGTAATATCGGTGGCGTGCCGGATGCCTTGAGTAAGATCGTGGTTGAAGCATTTTCACCGATTGCCGTGGTTGGCGGGATCGTCGGGGCAATCGTGCAAGGTTTCAAACGCGCGGCGTTTTCCAGTGAGGCTGGTTTGGGTTCAGCGGCGATTGTGCATTCCACTGCATCGGTGAAATACCCCGTGCGTCAGGGCATGGTGGCGTTGTATGAGCCATTTATTGATACCGTGGTGATTTGTACGACAACGGCATTGGTGATTATTTTGACCGGCGTTTATAACTCGCCGGACACTGAAAGCATTCGTGCAGCGAAAGAAGGCGCGGCGTTGACTGCGGTGGCGTTCAGAACCGTGGCGGATTGGTTCCCGATGATTCTTACCTTGTCGGTGTTCCTGTTTGCTTACAGTACCATGATTTCTTGGTCGTACTACGGGGAGCGTTGCTGGGTGTACTTGTTCGGTGAAAAGCTTTCCATCGTTTACAAGTCCATGTTCTTGCTGTTCATTGTATTGGCATCGGTGGCAAGTGCGGCGAATATGTTGGATTTCACCGATTTGCTGGTGTTAGCAATGGCATTCCCGAACTTGATTGGTTTGTACTTGCTCAGTGGTAAAGTGCGTGGTGCGCTGGATGATTACACGGCAAAATTGAAAAGCGGTGAGTTAGATCGCGAAGCCAAGCGTTAA
- a CDS encoding porin, producing the protein MKKLLAIAVAAALVAPAAAMADTTLYGKLHASVGAVKTTNAGGVANANTSVNAVESHSSRFGIKGATALDNGMEATYGLEYGIDLDGEGSAGTGVSSRNTFVGLKGNFGEVRVGKHDTPAKLATAGLDNFADTYAAMENIIATDGHRVNNAVAYINKFGPVGFAAAHSTNPVGAEPGSNANTAMINYSNGPWYAALGNTSIQNVGKTTNVGLGWKAEAGHNVGLVYEVAKGATTSTAGTETVGIPGGGAKDKNVYLAGGYKMGNVTLKAGYGESKRSGAALGSNGKEKQTTVGVDYSLGKKTALYLLHNDDKNTNKTETSANATRVKATAVGLVTEF; encoded by the coding sequence ATGAAAAAATTACTCGCAATCGCAGTTGCTGCTGCACTCGTAGCCCCTGCTGCTGCTATGGCCGATACTACACTGTACGGCAAACTGCACGCTTCCGTTGGCGCAGTTAAAACTACTAACGCTGGTGGCGTTGCAAACGCAAATACATCCGTTAATGCTGTTGAAAGCCACTCTTCACGTTTCGGTATCAAAGGTGCAACTGCGCTGGATAACGGTATGGAAGCTACTTATGGTTTAGAATACGGTATTGACTTAGACGGTGAAGGTTCAGCAGGTACAGGTGTATCTTCGCGCAACACCTTCGTTGGCTTGAAAGGTAACTTCGGTGAAGTTCGTGTTGGTAAGCATGATACTCCAGCCAAGTTAGCTACCGCTGGTTTAGATAACTTTGCTGACACTTATGCAGCAATGGAAAATATTATCGCTACTGATGGACATCGCGTTAACAATGCTGTTGCGTACATCAACAAATTTGGTCCTGTCGGCTTTGCTGCTGCGCATTCTACCAATCCTGTAGGTGCTGAACCTGGTTCTAACGCCAATACAGCAATGATTAACTACAGCAATGGTCCTTGGTACGCTGCTTTAGGCAACACTTCTATCCAAAACGTAGGTAAAACTACTAACGTGGGTTTGGGTTGGAAAGCTGAAGCAGGTCACAATGTTGGTTTGGTTTACGAAGTAGCTAAAGGTGCTACTACTTCTACTGCTGGTACTGAGACTGTAGGTATTCCAGGTGGTGGTGCTAAAGACAAAAACGTTTACTTGGCTGGTGGCTACAAAATGGGTAACGTTACTCTGAAAGCTGGTTACGGTGAGAGCAAACGTAGTGGTGCTGCTCTGGGTTCTAACGGTAAAGAAAAGCAAACTACTGTTGGCGTAGATTACAGCTTGGGTAAAAAAACTGCTCTTTACCTGCTGCATAACGATGACAAAAACACTAACAAAACTGAAACAAGTGCTAACGCAACTCGCGTAAAAGCAACTGCTGTTGGTTTAGTTACTGAATTCTAA